Within the Gemmatimonadaceae bacterium genome, the region TTGTCGTCGCCGGAGCGTCACGCCAACCTCGCGTATCTCATGCAGGGCGTCACGACCGTCATCACGAACAACGACGGCGGCGGGTCGATCGAGATTGGACGGACGCTCGACGGATGGCGAAAGGGCGGCATCGGAACGAACGCGGCCGTGTACATCGGACAAGGTTCGGTGCGCGGCGCGGTGCTCGGGATGTCGTCGTCGGCGCCGACGCCCGCGCAGCTCGATTCGATGCGCGCGATAGTCGCGCGCGGAATGGATGAGGGCGCGATCGGGATGTCGACCGGACTCTATTACGCGCCGGGCAGCTACGCGACGACCGACGAAGTGATCGCGCTCGCCAAGGTCGCCGCGGCGAAGGGCGGCCTGTACGACTCGCACCTGCGCGACGAGAGCTCGTACACGATCGGCCTCGTCGGCGCGGTCAACGAAGCGATTCGCATCGGACGCGAGGCGCGTTTGCCGATCCACATCTCGCACATCAAAGCGCTCGGCACCGACGTGTGGGGTCAGAGCGACAGCGTGATCGGCATCATCAAGAAGGCGCGCGCGTCGGGGCTCGACGTCACCGCGGATCAATATCCGTACACGGCGTCGGGCACGAGCCTCGGCGCCTCACTGCTGCCGCGCTGGGCCGAAGCGGGCGGACGCGACTCGCTGCGCGCCCGCGCGAAAGATCCCGCAACGCGCGCGCGACTCGTCGCCGAGATGGAGGCGAACCTCAAGCGGCGAAACGGGGCGCATTCGCTGCTCATCTCGTCGACACGTGACACGAGTCTGCTCGGCAAACGGCTCGATGAGATCGCCCAGCGCCGCAACACGTCGCCCGTCGAGGCGGCGCTGGCGATCATCACCGCCGGCGCGGATCCGGGCGTCGCGTCGTTCAACATGAACGAGAAGGACATCGAGAACTTCATGAAGCAGGACTTCGTCGTGACCGGGTCCGATGGGAGCGACGGCCATCCGCGCAAGTACGGCACGTTTCCGAAGCTCTTCCACGACTACGTCGAGACGAAGCACGTGCTGACGCTCGAGCGCGCGGTTCAGCGGAGCAGCGCCGAGACCGCGGAGATCCTCGGCCTGAAGGACCGGGGGCGTATCGCGCAAGGCGGGTTCGCCGACGTCGTCGTGTTCGACGAATCGACGTTCGCGGACCGCTCGACGTACGAGCAACCGACG harbors:
- a CDS encoding amidohydrolase family protein; this translates as MRHRLRVKLTRVYLALGAALCVFLPALLSAQQRVDILIRGGTLVDGSGAPRRRADVGVTGDRIAFVGDGSASRVTAGRTIDATGLIVAPGFIDPHTHTQADLSSPERHANLAYLMQGVTTVITNNDGGGSIEIGRTLDGWRKGGIGTNAAVYIGQGSVRGAVLGMSSSAPTPAQLDSMRAIVARGMDEGAIGMSTGLYYAPGSYATTDEVIALAKVAAAKGGLYDSHLRDESSYTIGLVGAVNEAIRIGREARLPIHISHIKALGTDVWGQSDSVIGIIKKARASGLDVTADQYPYTASGTSLGASLLPRWAEAGGRDSLRARAKDPATRARLVAEMEANLKRRNGAHSLLISSTRDTSLLGKRLDEIAQRRNTSPVEAALAIITAGADPGVASFNMNEKDIENFMKQDFVVTGSDGSDGHPRKYGTFPKLFHDYVETKHVLTLERAVQRSSAETAEILGLKDRGRIAQGGFADVVVFDESTFADRSTYEQPTVLAVGVRYLLVNGTPAIDGGTFANVFAGRVLTRR